Proteins encoded together in one Candidatus Babeliales bacterium window:
- a CDS encoding thermonuclease family protein translates to MKRFNGFALGVLLVFSSSLFSAARTPKGPKTYGNAIVSKLVNVYDGDTFTVQVDGWPEIIREVSVRVFGIDTPEMKDKNPAVKQRAQEAKEFAKGALEAANVIELRELQRDKYFRILAKVYVDGQNLAEMLIAANLAVSYDGGTKQNWSDVLGDADSTALAMLADVASEENEVKAEGPTHKTTTTRKSARIAARKSTSAHP, encoded by the coding sequence ATGAAAAGATTTAATGGATTTGCACTTGGTGTGTTATTAGTTTTCAGTTCGTCACTTTTTTCGGCTGCTCGAACGCCAAAAGGGCCAAAAACGTATGGCAATGCAATTGTTTCAAAGCTGGTTAACGTTTATGATGGCGATACATTTACGGTGCAAGTTGACGGTTGGCCAGAGATAATTCGTGAAGTGAGTGTTCGAGTTTTTGGTATTGATACTCCTGAAATGAAAGACAAAAACCCGGCCGTTAAGCAAAGGGCTCAGGAGGCAAAAGAGTTTGCCAAGGGTGCGCTTGAGGCTGCCAACGTTATTGAATTACGAGAGTTGCAACGGGACAAATACTTCAGAATTTTAGCAAAAGTGTACGTTGACGGGCAAAATTTGGCAGAAATGCTTATTGCCGCTAATCTTGCTGTATCGTATGATGGTGGGACCAAACAAAATTGGTCTGATGTGCTGGGGGATGCTGATAGTACCGCACTTGCAATGCTTGCTGATGTTGCTAGTGAAGAAAATGAAGTAAAAGCAGAAGGGCCTACTCACAAGACTACAACAACAAGAAAATCGGCTCGTATTGCAGCAAGAAAGAGCACGTCTGCTCATCCGTAA